The proteins below come from a single Polynucleobacter sp. MWH-UH23A genomic window:
- a CDS encoding cytochrome D1 domain-containing protein, whose amino-acid sequence MHIFIKIRTFGAVVFFLGLAFANAQIPAYAQTSASNAPAQPKLAVILNSGSASVSLIDMQTREVIKTIPVGKEPHHLMMTPDQKTLLIANAAGNDVVLMNPISGEITGRVPNIIDPYQIGYSPNHKWFVANGNRLDRVDIYAANGADLKLAKTVKLAKTPSHIAFTSDSKIAFITLQDSSELAAIDLETQNVLWVMPTGKVPAGLWMTPGDQYLLVGITGEDNVQVIDWKNRKEVKRIFTGKGAHNFRPLGDKKHVFVSNRIASTISLINMQTLEKVGDITGLPSGPDDMEITPDGKTMWVTFRFAKKAGVIDIPSMKLVSVIPVGKSPHGVFFYPRAAWE is encoded by the coding sequence ATGCACATATTTATCAAGATTAGAACTTTTGGCGCTGTTGTCTTTTTCCTTGGTTTAGCCTTCGCCAATGCTCAAATACCTGCTTACGCGCAAACCAGTGCCTCTAATGCTCCAGCGCAGCCAAAGTTAGCTGTCATTCTGAATTCTGGTTCAGCCTCTGTCAGCCTGATCGATATGCAAACCCGTGAAGTAATTAAGACGATACCAGTCGGCAAAGAGCCCCATCACTTGATGATGACTCCAGACCAAAAGACTTTATTGATTGCCAATGCAGCTGGCAATGATGTGGTTTTGATGAATCCTATTAGTGGTGAAATCACAGGGCGTGTGCCAAATATCATCGACCCATACCAAATTGGTTATTCCCCAAATCACAAATGGTTTGTAGCGAATGGTAATCGTTTGGATCGAGTGGATATCTATGCTGCAAATGGCGCTGACCTGAAGTTGGCTAAGACAGTTAAATTAGCTAAGACGCCAAGTCATATTGCCTTTACCTCAGATAGCAAGATCGCATTTATTACTCTGCAAGACTCCAGCGAGCTTGCGGCAATTGATCTTGAAACACAAAATGTTCTGTGGGTGATGCCTACAGGTAAGGTGCCTGCTGGATTATGGATGACACCTGGTGATCAATATCTATTAGTTGGCATCACTGGTGAAGACAATGTACAAGTCATTGATTGGAAAAACCGCAAAGAGGTAAAGCGAATCTTTACAGGCAAAGGCGCTCATAACTTTCGCCCCCTAGGCGATAAGAAGCATGTCTTTGTGAGCAATCGCATTGCTTCCACAATCAGCTTAATCAATATGCAAACCTTGGAAAAGGTGGGCGATATTACCGGCCTTCCTTCGGGGCCTGATGATATGGAAATTACCCCAGATGGAAAGACAATGTGGGTCACCTTCCGATTTGCTAAGAAGGCGGGAGTCATTGATATTCCTTCCATGAAACTGGTGAGCGTCATACCAGTGGGTAAGTCACCTCACGGCGTCTTCTTTTATCCTAGGGCAGCATGGGAATAA